The proteins below come from a single Trachemys scripta elegans isolate TJP31775 chromosome 16, CAS_Tse_1.0, whole genome shotgun sequence genomic window:
- the LOC117888439 gene encoding phospholipase A2 inhibitor and Ly6/PLAUR domain-containing protein-like — protein sequence MASSKCRASPVAVRFGEQMAIRKSITCCEGDACNTASVKMPPANTTPNGRRCPTCYSLFNFPCGKETLACTGSETHCIALAGGITMGAGSPPVQTTMKGCATESACNLVKGDSGPFGDNMKITTATCSPATGKSEPTKGPAPGASGTAKQPAPSVTSPTKGPAPSASGTAKEPAPFAAGTAPGPSGLLLLPVLTGLFLVKLLS from the exons ATGGCGTCCAGTAAgtgcagagccagccctgttgctGTGAGGTTTGGGGAGCAAATGGCAATAAGGAAGAGCATCACCTGTTGTGAGGGGGATGCCTGCAATACAGCCTCCGTTAAAA TGCCCCCAGCAAACACAACCCCAAATGGTCGGCGTTGCCCTACCTGCTATTCTCTGTTTAACTTTCCATGCGGCAAAGAGACCTTAGCTTGCACTGGATCTGAGACCCATTGCATCGCACTAGCTGGAGGCATAACAATGG GGGCAGGTTCACCTCCTGTACAGACCACCATGAAGGGTTGCGCCACTGAATCCGCCTGCAACCTTGTAAAAGGAGATTCAGGGCCCTTCGGAGACAACATGAAGATAACCACAGCCACATGCAGCCCAGCCACTGGCAAATCTGAACCGACTAAGGGACCAGCCCCGGGTGCAAGTGGCACAGCTAAGCAGCCAGCCCCTAGTGTAACCAGCCCAACTAAGGGACCTGCCCCCAGTGCAAGTGGCACAGCTAAGGAACCAGCCCCTTTTGCGGCTGGCACTGCTCCAGGACCATctgggcttctcctcctcccagtccTCACAGGGTTATTCCTGGTGAAGCTCCTCTCCTGA